The Diabrotica undecimpunctata isolate CICGRU unplaced genomic scaffold, icDiaUnde3 ctg00000775.1, whole genome shotgun sequence genome contains the following window.
ACCATTGTAATCCACACCCTTTATTCTCAAATTAGCATTTTGGAAATTGATTTCTGAATCTCCTACATAATATTTTTCTTCATCAGGGTTGTGAAAAACGCCTAGGATATGATCGAACTTTTTATCGGTATCGCGCATCATTCCCTCAATATACTCTCTGGGTAGGGGAGTTGTAAAGTGCTCAAAGTAGTCTTCCAAAATATGTTGAGGAAGTGTTTGATAAAACTGAGAAATCTGATCTTCCATATATTCATCATCGCCTTCCAGTGTATTGTCAGGTGACGTATTCCTAGATGCAAATGTTGTCTCATTTGTTGTAAAATTAGTAGGTTCCATACGGGTGCTATCCATTACATTTGGTGTCATAAATGTTAATTTTGTGAAAGTCGATGGATTTCTTTTGATGGGACTTAGGTTTTCAGTTACAAAAGAAGGCATGTTGTCAGATTTAATAGGAGTCAATGATGTACGAGAGGTTAATGTTTCAGATTTAAGAGTAACAATTTCTCGTTTAACACCAGAAGGTTGTTTTGCTTCTAATGCGGTAACCAATTCTTTGATGGGTTTAGTAATATGAGCATAATTTTTTTCCAACTGTATTTGGGAACTGGTAATACCccgttttaaaattttatattttttcttcaatGCTTGTCTACCTTTAATGAGTTGTTTTGTCAAGTGAGGATCCATGGTGACTAAGATCATGTTAGGCGCTTATAAGCTTATATACTTGTCAAACCCTTTTCGATACCGGCCCGATGACGATGTACAATCTTTGTCAATAGTCATAAAATCAAAGTTATTTTTCCAACACTGAGAACACATATCTCTAAATTCTTGAAACGACATATCAATATTAGCATGGTCGTCATATATATGTTTTAAGTTTGTCATGTCTTGCTTGAATATTATCAACAAATTCGCATTATCTCTAATAAGTTGTTTAGGAATTGCAGAATAAGTTTGTGAGAGATAAAAACAATCTGTAGATTTGTGCCgaccaaaacaaaaatactgcTGAATAATTTTTTGATCACATGAAGCTACATTATCAAAAATTATGATTGAATTATCCTTTATATGTTCCGGACTAAtaatatcttcagcattcgtatATTCCTCATAACCTATTTCTTTCAAAGGACTGATTAAATTTCGTAAGTAAATATATTTCGGCTGATGTAAACTCTTGGAGTATATGTACAAATTTTCAAACCTTAACCCGTTAGGATGATCTATTAGTGATAACATTGCATTAGTTTTACCACATCCGCTTGGTCCAATAATTAAACCCCTTTTAGAATCTCCACCAAACAAAAGACCATGTTTCCCCATGACTTCTCTTGAGTTAATATCATGGTTTGTAATAGGAAGGCGTAGGCTATGTTCTTTGATCTTCATTGTATTCAAGTTTGACAACAACTGAAAGTATAAATAGGGTGTGTTTGAAATATAAGTACCAGAATGGTGAGGTGTAAGCAAGTGCGAACACGTCGTGGAAAAGGTTTGATCGATAGTCTAATCAACAAACTTCCGTTTGAAGCAGATATACCAGGATATAGATTCTACGGGCCAGGAACGCGTCTACAAGAAAGGCTGAGGCGAGGAGAcgaaggaataaattcgttagaCGCTGCTTGTAAAAAACACGATATTGCATATTCTCAAAATAAAGATTTACGTGACCGACACGAAGCAGACAAATTATTGGAGAataaagcgtgggaacgagttaGAGCAAAAGACGCTAAACTAGGTGAAAAAGTTGCTGCTTGGTTTGTAACTACTGCAATGAAAGGTAAACGCAAGCTTGGAATGGGTCTTAAACCAAAAAAGGTGGGAAAAAAGAAGCGTGTTATTAAGCCACCAAAAAAAGGTGGCTTTTTACCTTTGTTATTGCCCTTACTAGGGGCTTTAGGAGCTGTCGGGGGAGGTGCCGCCTCCATTGCGAGCGCAGTCAATAAAGCTAAAGCTGATCGTGAAGAATTAGCAGAACAACAAAGACATAACTTAGCAATGGAAGAAGCAACGAAAAAAGGAATGGGGTTTTACTTGAGACCGTACAAAGGATACGGAATAAAGACCAGAAAGGGGAAAAAAATCTTCAAAACGCTCCCGATAAAGCTACTTAAGCGTGCACTGACAaacaaaaatcttgaaaaatatgctaaaatattaaagatcctccACTTTCGTGGTGTTTTTATGCGTGATTCTCTGCCGCAATGATCGATTCACATCGTAGTAATGATCGATTCACATTGAGAATTCCAACAGGGGCTTACGAAATAAATGACATAATTAAACTCATAGAGAAGGAAATGCTATCAGCTGGTACCACTGTTAATATAACAGCAAATACACAAACTGAAAAAGTAATCATTAATATAGGATAGGATTAATTTTAATGTTGATAATTCTATCGGGCAACTTCTAGGGTTTCCGCAAATTATACTTGAACCAAATATATCTCATACTTCTATAaacaaagtaaacattttaaaagttaACACAATTTGCCTCGATTGCAACATTGCAATTGGATCATTCTTAAATGGAAAACCTGTGCACATTATACACCAATTCTTTCCACAAGTTCCCAACGGGTATAAAATAGTCGAACAACCTCTGACAATACTGTATTACCCCGTCAGCGTTAAAACCATAAACAACATTACTGTGAAAATACTCGATCAAGCTGGAAACTTGGTAAATTTTGGCAACGAAACAATTACTGTTAGACTCCATCTtagaaaaattgaataaaatggtATGGCAATTTTATCGCATTGAACATCCctataaacaatataaaaataagatATATACTAAAGAAATTAGTACAAAGCCAACCTCCAACTCGATAACATCAGAAAATCGCGCATTTTTAAAGTCTCTTGGTTTTCAAGTTTTAGTATAATGGATATATTAAATGTTTTGGGTCAGCCATTTAGTGACACAACTATTGAAGATTATAGATTTCAACAATACCAGCCATTTTCTACTgccaatttaaattataatgatgAAATAAGAATTTCTATTCAGGATTTGGATGCGCTAACATTACCTTGTAATAGCTATATTTACATAGAAGGAAAAATATCTACAGATCAAAACAGATTACCTACAAAATTTAAGCTAATTAATAATGGTATCTCGTTTTTGTTTAGAGAACTAAGATATGAGTTAAATGGCGTAATAATTGACGTTGTGAGGAATATTGGGTTAGTTTctacattaaaaaattatttatcttaTAACGAAAACGAATCTAAATTGCTTCAAAATAGTGGATGGTTTCCTAAAGATAGCAACCTTCTTATAGATGCACATGGTAATTTTAATGTATGTATACCCTTAAAAATATGGTCTGGCCTATTTGAAGATTTTCGTAAAGTCGTCGTTAATATGAGGCAAGAATTAATTCTAATACGCGAAAAAGATAATCTAGATGCAGTCATCGCAACAGATGAATCAGAAAAACCAAAAATTCAACTAAATAAGCTTTATTGGAATGTACCACATATTCTACCTAATATTAGCGAACAACTACGGCTCAATAAGATAATTCGTAGTAATGTAGATCTACCTATTAAATTCAGAAGCTGGGAATTAATTGAATATCCTACATTAAACAATGCAACAAGACATACATGGCCTGTCAAAACATCAACAAAATTAGAAAGTCCACGACATATCGCAATAGCTTTTCAAAACGGACGCAaaggaaaattattaaaagatatgAGTAAATTTGATCATTGTAATTTAACAAATGTACGTGTGTTCCTAAACTCTGAAAAATTTCCATATCATGATTTACACTTGGATTTTGATACCAACCGCTTTGCTACATTATATGAAATGTTTGCAAATTTCCAAGAATCTTACTATCATATTCAAACTAATCAACCTATATTTAACCCTGAAGAATTTAAAGTTAATACTCCTATTGCTTATATTGATTGTTCTCGCCAGAAAGAAATTCTTCAAAGTGGTTCTGTTTCATTAAGACTTGAATTTGAAACCAGCAAAAATGTTGGTGATACTGTATCAGcttattgtttaattttacataaaaaagaatttaattatAATCCTCTAACTAAAATTGTAAGGCAGTTGTAATGCGCATGCTCCTCGATCTATTTAATAGTTGATTCCAACTAAAACATTGTCAGTTAACAATGTTGGATGAATATTTGCGGAGGTTAGAGCAGTACCTTCAAAATATAGCTAAACTAAAAGCTGATATTGTGTATTACGAAAACCAAAAACGGGTTGTTCAACAATTATCTAACCTAAAAATATGAAGCTGGTAATAGATGTTCAAggttttaaaatggaaaataacaCATTTATCATAAAAGAATTGGCAGCATATGATGGAAGTCATATAACTCATTTCGTGTTTAAACCCCCATTCCCATTAAGAATGCTTCCTCCAGATTTTCATAGACAGGCTGTATGGCTGATGAATAATCATCACTGTATTAATTGGACTAATGGTTTCATACCTATTCACCAACtaccaaatattttagaaaaaataacaaCTAATGCTGCTATGGTATACGTAAAAGGTTTGGAAAAAGCAAATTACATAAAGTACTCAAATGCTCCAGTGTACGAGTTTGATGAGTATCCCCATCTTCAACCCATGGAATCTACATGTTTTTACCACGAAAAAACCAATTGTATATGCGCTTtatcaaatgtattttttttgtatgaGAATTTTATAATGTCtgattaaattttttgtaatatatttagtTTGTATACCTTCATAAAgtatatgtttaaaataataaataataaaacacattatttaatataataaagttttttatttcatatatagACTTCAATCTAGGTTATTTCCAACATATAAATCATCTAGCATATCTAAATCCTCTAACTGTACATTATTTTCACATAAACCTACAGCCTCCTCAATTAATATATCTAAATCTCCCTGTAAATTTCTCCTAGTGAGAAAATGACCTAAAGCCAAGGTGTGAACATTATCTGGTAAAATTACTCTTTTATCGTCCGATGATGATAatgctattttattttttaattctgtgtATATGGTGTGTGAGTGAGACGAGAAAACATACATTTTTCTAAGAATTGATTTTTTATCTTCTATAACTTGAATATAATCTGATAATTGAAGCTGATGTTTGATTACATTTTTTGAAATACCTTTTGCTTTTTTCAATAAGTTAGAATTTGATAACTTAACACAGTAAGCTTTTGCGCCTGTCCCAATAAAACTTTCAACAGGAACACCTTTGAATTCATCCTTCATTTTTCCGATGACTGATGGAGTTTTGGGGATACCGTGAATATTATCGGTGAGATAATTGGATGTATCAAAGTATGATATATTGTTCTTAATGTCATTGTAAACATTATCTGCATTAATTTCTAATATAAGAGAGTCTGTGTCTGTATAACATAAAGTAGCATTGTTTTTATACATTGGTTTGATGTAATCGTAAAAGAAATCATATATCACCGTTTTAGATAGATCAAGTATGCAAAAGCCTACGTAAAGGGGCTTATCATATACAACTCTTAGTCGTTCCATATGAACAGCTActaaattttcttcaaaaattgaACATGTTTTGAAATTGGGTTTATCGATATATGACTTTACACCCCTAAGTTGCTTCCTGTTTTCCCAATGACTTAATAAGCGTATATTTTGTCTCTTATCTACATTCTCCATAGTCTTTCCGAAGATAGAGTTAACTAAAAGCTTAAACAGATCCCTTTCAAACTCGTTTTTAGACGAATTACGAAGATTTGTGTTTAAATCAATATAAGTTTTTAACCAGGAAGATTAGGAACACTCTGTGTATTTTCACTAATTGTAAACCGTGTTTAAGACATTGCTTTAAATTACGGTAGTGAATGATGTACTTTTTTTTATCGTACAGATTTGGCACAAGTTTTGTGTATTGATTATTTGAAGTCTTTATCGGTTCAGGGCAAAACGGCAGATCGTTATGAATATTATGTAAGTTGGTTGGATAATCTAAATCGACTTCCAACACATATCCTTTGAACGAATCATCTGCTATTGCAAAACAATCAAAATTATCACAGTTTTCTAGCCATCTGAATCCACCTGTAGGAAGATAGTTACTCATCGCAGCTCCATATAAGTTGGTTGCATCTAAGTACATAATATAAGCATTTGGTTGTAAAGGATCATAATTTGATACAAATGAGTTATTAGCAACAACTTTCCTTTTTGAACATTGACTCACTCCGCCGCGAATCCCTTTCTTGAAAAAATGAATCATATCGATATCTACCAAAAGTTCAAGCTCTATTTTTGTATATCTTAGCATAGCATCCCAACTTAGAGAAGGCGCTGTTAAGTAATGCGCAGGATCCAAATTGTATTGTTTCAGACAAacttttctaaaattttcaaaGATATCTGCCAATAACAGAACATCTGATTTTAAGTACACATCAGAATAAGAACCAAGAGTAGTACATTTAAAAATTGTCCACACTTCAGAAGCTCGTTTATAGTCTTCGTCAGAAACGGGTTCTCCTTTTAAATTATCGTAAAATCATTCCTTATTTGGTAACCAAGTTTagttcaatttttcaaaactatcTACATATGTATAGGGGAAAACACCTTTCTGTCTAATCAATCTAAATTCTTCTTCATTAGGAAAATGTTTCCTTACTTCATTACACTGATCTGATTTTAATGTTTCAGATAATTTATCTAGAGAACTTGCTAAGAAGCGGAAAGAGTCTACAAACCTCAGTTTCATATAAACATTTGGAGCTTTAGAGTCATTAGACTTTTCCACtaataaatatttagaaaatgaaatatatttcTCTTTGTTTTGTGCAATTACATCAATACGCTCTTCGTTCATACACAGGTTTTTGATAAACAGATGACAATCGTAATTAGACAAATTGTGCAGGACAATAGGAAgataattttgaattttataaTTTAAGTTACATACCGAGTGAGCGGCACCTCGAAAATTGTTTTCCGAAATTAAATGATCATGATCTCGCACTTTTTCATCTCCCTGTTCAAACAATTTACCGCAAATGTGACACAAAGTAGCTGTATCGAATTCATTAATTTGTTCTTTTGTTAATGGACTCATAGGTTTAACATGTTTAAAGTGCTTATGATACAATTTTTGTACTATACCATCAATCATGGCAGTAAAAACTTCCGCACAATTAGGACCCCGATAAGAATAATATTTAGAAAATGTATCACTGAagttacattttacataaaaagcaaaTGAAAAAGGCTCGTGCTcatatgtttttatagtaaaagatTCTTTGTTGTTAGGTTCAGTGTAAGCAAAAGGTTTCAATAAACTTTCAAAATCAGCATATATGACAAACGGTACCGGTAGTTGTCGTTCAAAATTAGTAAATTTAAGTATGTTTTCAGGTCTGTACTCaccatatttattaatttttaaatcagtACACGGCACCTCTGTTCGTAGATGGTTGCAGTCAAATTCTTGGTGTTTGGTTAAATGTTGCTGGGTATAGAAAAATTGTAGGCATCCGTCACAAATAAAAGTTTGGTTTTGACGTTTAGTCTTCTGGCTTCGCACAAGTCTGGATAAATTTGTAATTAAGCAGTAGTGGCTGTTTCCATTATCATCTGTTGTTAGTAGAAGATTCACATGAGTAGCTTGACGGCTGGCTGTATGGTAAAATGGACCAACTACTTCAGTGACCATTTTTCCATCTTTGAAGTATGTTTCGTGCCCAAACACGTTGACAGATATATTGTTTAACTGTTCGAATTTATGTATATCTCCTAGTTGGACAGGAAACCCAATTCCATCAAAAATAAGCAGTGTATTATAATGAAGATATGATTCTGGTTTAGTAGGGTCGCCTTCTGCAGGTAATATTGCCGCGTTGATGCTCCAAGCGAAGCAGGCACTATCATGATTTTGTATATTCAGCGTACCTCCTTTCTTTTCAATTGGAAAAGGTAATCTTATATACGATGACGCTGTCAAAGGACTGTACCTGTTAATGTATAAATTCAAAAACATAACTTGCTTCAGACTCCAACCAGATTTCGACTCTTCAAACTCAGAAGCTTTGGTCATTATTTCGTCTTGAAAATCATCGTAAATTTGGTGGAGATCGGAGGACTTtgttactattttattttttgtattaaatgaCTTTATTTCTGATATTTCTTTAGCAGGTATAATATAAAGTCCAAAGAGTTCCAAACTAACCTTGACGCTGTGATGATTTCTAATATAATCACTCAACACACGGTTTACTTTTTGCTTTACGTCACACATAAACTGGGAAGGATCTATACACTCTCCTTTAACACGAAACCTATACGTGGCAATACGGCACTGGAAAGCCTGTTGTAGTCTTTCAACACCATCTCCAAGATTATCTAGAACGGgcacatttatttttcttttcttggaCGTATTTTCTACTCCTCTACAACTTTTTCTTTTATGTCTAACTAAATTGCTTTTGTTAGCAAAATCTCGTTGACACTGATCACACTTCATCTTGAGAAAGTATTGAATACAAATAAATACTGCTGTAATATTCCCTTATTTATAATAATGTTTACAGTGATAAGATAACCTATCATTTCTTGTTATTGATAAGTTTTCCAATCTTAATTAGCTGTTTTTTATATCTTATCTTATACTAccgatttatttattttttgacttTCTTCTTATCTAACGTTTTTCTTATCTAACGGATTCTTTATTTTTAGACTTCCGATCATACCAAcggatatttattatattatattttttcttatctaATCTTATGCTACCGATTTATTTGTGGACTTCCTCCTTATCTAACGTTTTTCTTATCTGACAACTTATCTAACGGTTTCTCTTATCTAACGGATTCTTAGACTTCCGATCTTACCGTTTTTATCGATGATCGTTCCTGTAATCCTCACCCCCATGTAAATGGGGGTGAGGATCAAGACCGGAAGTTCTTATCCTGTATATGTAGATGGGGATGAGGATCCGGAAGTTCTTATCCTGTATATGTAGATGGGGGTGAGGATCAGGACCGAAAGTCCTGATCCTTACCCTCATCTACTTATAACTActagagagaaaaagtgtttattttgatgagatacacctaaaaaaattgattccgaagcaagtcggtgaaattgcttttttgtataagttatttgttaataacaattgccggcacacttgtaaaaattttaaaaaaatacatttcatcttggaaaaatatatagaatcgaataaaaaatgtttggtgcattagaaatgcaaaaagaattttagtcggtatattctgtttctaagcgtcttttgaggggtaaaccgctcgcctaaaaGTATTTTAGAcgctaaagagaaataaaaagTAGATATTCATGTAAATGTGAAACAATTTAGTTAAATATGTCGAGACTTTGTGAACACTTATGATTCATATACCTTTTCTATACATACTGACGGAGATCAGAGATCACAAAATTACAGATCCATGGAAAACTCTAAAAGTTATCTCTTTATTCAAAAACTACAACCAAAGCGACTGTTAAAACTAAAGAAGCATTAGTTTACTAAATATTCTATAAAATCCAGACCAATatcctttatttaaaaaattttaaaaaaatacatttcatcttggaaaaatatatagaatcgaataaaaaaggtttggtgcattagcaatgcaaaaagaattttagtcggttgatgctctgcttataggggtaaaccgctcgcctattagGAAACTAGAGATTTTTCTCAAATAAAAGAAAATCtgataactaaataataataatatgaaagataggttactaaaataataactaaataataatgtAAAACGTAGGTTACTTTTTATGATACAATGAAAAACAGTTCTTTTTTTTCGGAAAGGCACAATCCAACCTTACATGTCGCACACTCCCATCTGGTTCTGTGAGGATCCTTACTAGTGCTAGCTGACCACTAAAGCTTTGAAAGTGTTCACCagtttaaatatttgggaactaCGATCACCTCTGACAATAACATTACACAAGAGATAAACAACAGAATATAATAAGGAAATCGATGCTGGTTTGCTCAAAACATTAATAATTAAATGTATATATACTTACCGGGAATTGGAAGAATTATATAATAACTAGCCagatataatacaaataataaatttaaaaatattgagcTGGGCCGGCCATGTTAAGAGACAAGACGTGTCGTCAGGTTAACGAAGGAAAAAAGTTCGAAAGAAAAGCGGCCACTGGGAAAGTAAAGGATGCGGAGGAAAGATAATATTGCAACAGATTTACGTATTCTAAATATTGGACGAGTAGAAGAACTACTGATGAATCATAGCAAGCGAAGGCAGATTGTAACATCAGATCAATATTTTAAGACTAAGTTCGGGACCTGCTACTAGATCAATATCCTAGCAGAAGCGGTTGGCCTTCAGTCAATAACCTAAGTCCATTAGAGTTGTTCCCAGTACCCAAAGACCCGTTGAAGTTCCCACCAAATCAGTACTCTAGCGGAACTTCCAAGACGTTTGGTCTTTGGTCAATATTCAAAGATCCGGTGGAGTTCCAACCGGATCAGTACTCTGGCTGAACTGGATTCTCATTTGCGGCATACGTTGTTTTATTCCATTGCCGGTCTTTCATATCGCGGGGCGATAGCTGGTAATGACATGATTAccacctgatgcaggtatcgtgataatATAAAACTATTAGTTATTTGTTCCAATGTTTctcaattaataaaaaatgaccaATATACCTCTACCAGACTCTAGCCCGGACTGTAGTATCTTTATTTGTGTAGCTGTGTTGTCAATCATCAGAGCTATTTCCATCTTTCATTAGGCACACTTCTCCCCAGCCCAACCGTGGTAACTTTTTCCATTGTTATGTTAATTAAGTGGCGTTTATTGCCCTACACCAATTAAGTGTAGCCCAACGCTTGGGACTTAATTTTGTTCTCTTTTCTCACAtttgtctatatttttttctaattacaaATAAGCACcgaattttaaactaaaaaaacaTGGGGTCTTCTATTATCTCGGTCCTAAAATGGAAACAAGTCAAATACGAATTAAATATCAGGGCTATTATAACGAATAGACCTCATCCCGAAAAAGTCCTTCTTAAAGCTACTCCAATTACCGGTATCATGAATAATCCACTTATATTTGAAGAGGAATCAAGTCAAATCGCATCTCTGCCTACGAATTCAACGTTGAATTCTAGATCCACATAATATTAGTAAAATAAGAAAAAGCTATCTCTACCTGCTTTCTGTTAGAATCCCTATTAGGTGACACAATTATAGCTACCAACCCAAATCTACCTGAATCTACCTTTAACTTCCCAAGCCACTATACCAGCCATTAACCCTATTGTTCACGTAAATACTCCTGTCAACGTAGATAACTGTTTTTCTCGGACAATACAGCTAAATgatttcttcttaaagtgcctatccgttccggatgttggcgatcatcacggctatctttactttgtttattgcagcgcggaacagttcagtggtagtcgtgttataccactttcataaattttaaagccaggaaatgcgtcttttTCCCGGttctctcttaccatttaccttcccttggagaatcagctggagaaggccgtaacgttcttgatttctcattacatgtcctagatattccaactttttagttttgacggtcatgagaatttcacaggggtcataggagtcgagaggtgaagagtgtatgtgtgcgtgtgtgtgtgtgtgtgtgtgtgtgtgtgtgtgtgtgtgtgtgtgtgtgtgtgtgtgtgagagtgtgtgtgtgtggatgtgtatgtgtgtgtgtgtccgttcggttcgcagagataaggaTACAGtcgtggcaagcaggccatgcctgctgtaaggagctactaatgggtaggagtcgataggtgaagagggtacgtgtgtgtgagtgtgtgtgcatgtatgtgtgtccgttcggcttgcagagataagataacagcgaggcaagaaggccctgcctgtcgtaaggggcgagtaattggtaggagttgagaggtaaagagtgtaggtgtgtgtgagtgtgtgtgtgtgtctgttcggctcgcagagatacgaacacggccgtggtaagaatgCCCTGCCCgtcgcaagaggcgactaatgggtagaagtcaagaggtgaagagtgtatgtgtgtgtgcgtgtgtgtgtgtgtgtgagtgtgtgtgtctgtgtcccttcagctcgcagagataagaatacggccgtggcaagaaggccatgcctgctgtaagcagcgactaatgggtaggagtcgagaggtgaagagtgtacgtgtgtgtgtgttggtgtgtgtgtgcgtgtgtgagtgtgtgtgtgtgtatctatgtgtgtgtccgttcggctcgcagagataagaatacggcagtggcaagaaggccatgcctgtcgtaagaggcgactaatgggtaggagtcgagggttaaagagtgtatttgtgtgtgtgtgtgtgtgtgtgtgtgtgtgcgtgtgtgcgtgtgtgtgtgtgtgtgagtgtgtgtgtgtgtatgtgtgtgtgtccgttcggcttgcagagataagaatacggccgaggcaagaaggccctgcctgcgtaaggggcgactaataggtaggagtcgagaggtgaagagtgtagttgtgtgtgtgagtgtgtttgtgtgcctgtatggctcgcagaggtaagaacacggttgtagcaagaaggccctgcctgtcgtaagaagcgactaatgggtaggagtcgagaagtaaagagtgattgtgtgtgtgtgtgtgtgcgtgtgcgtgtgtgtatctatgtgtgtgtccgttcggctcgcagagataagaatacggccgaggcaagaaggccatgcctgtcgtaagaggcgactaatgggtaggagtcgaggggtaaagagtgtatttgtgtgtgtgtgtgtgtgtgcgtgtgtgcgtgtgtgggcgtgtgtgtgagtgtgtgtgtgtgtccgttcagctcgcagagataagaatacagccgaggcaagaaggccctgcctatcgtatggggcgactaataggtagaagtagagaggttaagagtgtaggtgtgtgtgtgtgagtgtgtgtgtgtgtgtgtatgtgtgtgtgtgtgtcccttcggctagcagagataaaaatacggccgtggtaagaaggccatgcctgctgtaagaagcgactaatgggtaggattcgagaggtgaaaagtgtacgtgtgtgtgtgtgtaagtgtgtgtgtgtgtgtgtgtgtggtgagtgtgtgtgtgtgtccgttcggctcgcagagataagaatacagccgtgtcAACAAGGCCATGattgtcgtaataggcgactaatgggtaggagtcgagaggtgaagagtgtatgtgtgtgtgtgcgcgcgcgtgtgtgtgtgcgtgtctcttctgctcgcagaggtacgaataccgccgtggcaagaaggccatgcctgctgtaaggagcgactaatgggtaggagtcgcgagttgaagagtgtacctgtgtgtgagtgtg
Protein-coding sequences here:
- the LOC140431432 gene encoding uncharacterized protein: MDILNVLGQPFSDTTIEDYRFQQYQPFSTANLNYNDEIRISIQDLDALTLPCNSYIYIEGKISTDQNRLPTKFKLINNGISFLFRELRYELNGVIIDVVRNIGLVSTLKNYLSYNENESKLLQNSGWFPKDSNLLIDAHGNFNVCIPLKIWSGLFEDFRKVVVNMRQELILIREKDNLDAVIATDESEKPKIQLNKLYWNVPHILPNISEQLRLNKIIRSNVDLPIKFRSWELIEYPTLNNATRHTWPVKTSTKLESPRHIAIAFQNGRKGKLLKDMSKFDHCNLTNVRVFLNSEKFPYHDLHLDFDTNRFATLYEMFANFQESYYHIQTNQPIFNPEEFKVNTPIAYIDCSRQKEILQSGSVSLRLEFETSKNVGDTVSAYCLILHKKEFNYNPLTKIVRQL